The Deltaproteobacteria bacterium genome window below encodes:
- a CDS encoding glycosyltransferase has translation MALQPIRIVILGLSITSSWGNGHATTYRSLVRELSARGHDVLFLERDVPWYRDNRDLEKPPWGRTELYSSMEELKDRFSRVIREADFVMVGSYVPEGARVADWVLGTVRGAAAFYDIDTPVTLSRLKKGDCEYLTPELISRFDLYLSFTGGPILERIESEYGSPMARPLYCSVDTEFYKPSRAPSVWDIGYIGTYSADRQEALDSLLLEPARRLDGSFIVAGPLYPDCIDWPANVERIEHLPPSRHRSFYNSMKFTMNITRADMVRAGYSPSVRLFEAAACGTAVISDWWVGLDRFFSPGTEILISRSPEDTIRHLRETPEEEIWKIGQRGRKRVLEGHTAVHRVDELEGCMARVLKKQEVVK, from the coding sequence ATGGCGCTTCAGCCGATCAGGATTGTAATACTCGGGCTCTCGATCACCTCGTCCTGGGGGAACGGGCACGCAACCACTTACAGGAGCCTCGTAAGGGAGCTTTCCGCCAGGGGCCATGATGTGCTCTTCCTTGAGCGGGACGTGCCATGGTACCGCGATAACCGGGACCTCGAAAAGCCGCCGTGGGGAAGGACCGAGCTCTACTCGTCGATGGAGGAGCTTAAGGACCGCTTCAGCCGGGTGATAAGGGAAGCTGATTTCGTGATGGTGGGCTCGTATGTGCCGGAGGGCGCCCGCGTAGCGGACTGGGTGCTCGGCACCGTCCGGGGGGCGGCGGCATTCTATGACATAGATACTCCCGTGACGCTTTCGAGGCTCAAGAAAGGGGACTGCGAATACCTTACGCCGGAGCTCATATCGAGGTTCGACCTTTACCTCTCGTTCACGGGCGGGCCGATACTCGAAAGGATAGAGAGCGAATACGGCTCTCCGATGGCGAGGCCCCTCTACTGTTCGGTAGATACCGAGTTTTACAAGCCGTCGAGGGCCCCCAGCGTCTGGGACATCGGCTACATAGGCACATACAGCGCGGACAGGCAGGAAGCGCTCGACTCGCTTCTCCTCGAACCGGCAAGGAGGCTCGACGGGAGCTTCATCGTAGCCGGGCCGCTTTACCCGGACTGCATCGACTGGCCCGCGAACGTCGAGAGGATAGAGCACCTGCCGCCTAGCAGACACCGCTCATTCTACAACTCGATGAAGTTCACGATGAACATAACGCGGGCGGATATGGTGCGGGCCGGCTATTCGCCGAGCGTAAGGCTCTTCGAGGCCGCAGCCTGCGGTACAGCTGTCATATCCGATTGGTGGGTCGGGCTCGACAGGTTTTTCAGCCCCGGGACCGAGATACTCATCTCCAGGTCTCCGGAAGACACCATAAGGCACTTGAGAGAGACCCCGGAGGAGGAGATATGGAAGATAGGCCAAAGGGGCAGGAAGAGGGTGCTCGAGGGCCACACGGCCGTCCACAGAGTGGACGAGCTCGAGGGCTGCATGGCCCGCGTCTTAAAAAAACAGGAGGTAGTGAAATGA
- a CDS encoding glycosyltransferase encodes MRFVMFYQSLVSDWNHGNAHFLRGVATELLSRGHEVSVYEPRDSWCVRNLFEACGEASGLFHSAYPHLGSTRYDLGALDLDEALEGADIVIVHEWNDHELVKRIGRHRAGRAPYMLFFHDTHHRSVTEPWNMASYDLSGYDGVLAFGNAVKEVYLGRGWARRVWTWHEAADVRVFRPRPLREKKGDLVWIGNWGDDERTAELGEFLLGPVKTLGLKARAHGVRYPESALQLLGEAGIEYGGWLPNFEAPAVFASFNCTVHVPRRPYAEMLPGIPTIRVFEALSCGIPLVSAPWEDSEGLFRPGKDFLVARNGMEMARLLRELLNDAGMREELSRNGMETVLGRHTCGNRVDELLAICSEINMTAGA; translated from the coding sequence GTGCGTTTCGTGATGTTCTATCAATCCCTCGTCTCCGACTGGAACCACGGGAACGCGCATTTCCTTCGGGGCGTTGCAACAGAGCTCCTTTCAAGGGGGCACGAGGTCTCGGTATACGAGCCGAGGGATTCATGGTGCGTAAGGAACCTCTTTGAGGCGTGCGGAGAGGCTTCAGGGCTCTTCCATTCCGCATATCCTCACCTGGGGAGCACGCGCTATGACCTCGGCGCTTTAGACCTCGACGAGGCGCTCGAAGGCGCGGATATAGTGATAGTCCACGAGTGGAACGACCATGAGCTCGTAAAGAGAATAGGGCGGCACAGGGCCGGCCGCGCCCCGTACATGCTCTTTTTCCACGACACGCACCACCGCTCGGTGACCGAGCCCTGGAACATGGCCTCATACGACCTTTCCGGCTATGACGGGGTGCTCGCCTTCGGCAATGCGGTAAAAGAGGTCTACCTGGGGCGCGGCTGGGCCAGGCGGGTATGGACCTGGCACGAGGCTGCCGATGTCCGGGTATTCCGCCCCAGGCCCCTTCGAGAAAAAAAAGGGGACCTCGTCTGGATAGGAAACTGGGGGGACGACGAGAGGACGGCCGAGCTCGGGGAATTCCTTTTAGGCCCGGTGAAAACTCTGGGGCTCAAGGCCAGGGCGCACGGCGTCAGATACCCGGAGAGCGCGTTACAGCTCCTCGGAGAGGCCGGAATCGAGTACGGGGGCTGGCTCCCGAATTTTGAGGCGCCGGCAGTCTTCGCGTCTTTCAATTGTACGGTGCACGTGCCGAGGAGGCCGTATGCCGAAATGCTACCCGGCATACCGACTATAAGGGTCTTTGAGGCCTTGTCGTGCGGCATCCCCCTCGTTTCCGCCCCGTGGGAAGATTCCGAGGGGCTCTTCAGGCCCGGAAAAGACTTTCTCGTCGCGAGGAACGGTATGGAAATGGCAAGGCTCCTTAGGGAGCTTCTAAACGACGCTGGAATGAGGGAAGAGCTTTCAAGGAACGGAATGGAAACGGTCCTTGGCCGCCACACGTGCGGAAACCGGGTAGATGAGCTCTTGGCTATTTGCTCGGAGATCAATATGACTGCCGGCGCGTAA
- a CDS encoding glutathione-dependent formaldehyde dehydrogenase → MKALCWYGKRDLRVMDVPEPEILGPRDAIVQVSLSAVCGSDLHLYNGHVPAMERGDILGHEFVGTVVDVGARVEGFRPGDRVAVPFTISCGRCFFCERELWSLCDNSNPNAYAAEALYGYSPAGIYGYSHLFGGYAGGQAEYVRVPFADSGLIKLPESVSDEKAVLLCDVFPTGYMAAENCSIQEGDTVAVWGAGPVGLLAMKSASLLGAERVIAIDRFPERLSLASRFADAMTLNYEDVDVDEALRDITGGMGPDACIDAVGMEAHGKGHGRVYDAVKQKLRAETDRPTALRQAILACRKGGTVSIAGAYAGYIDKVPVGAAFNKGITIKGGQTHVQKYMPRLLGLIEDGKSDPSDVITHSFGLEEGPIAYEVFKHKEDGCVKVVLRP, encoded by the coding sequence ATGAAAGCACTATGCTGGTACGGGAAGCGGGACTTGAGGGTCATGGATGTGCCGGAGCCGGAAATACTCGGGCCGAGGGACGCGATAGTGCAAGTGTCGCTTTCCGCCGTCTGCGGCTCGGACCTACATCTCTATAACGGCCATGTTCCCGCAATGGAAAGGGGCGACATTCTCGGGCACGAGTTCGTGGGCACGGTCGTGGACGTGGGCGCCAGGGTCGAAGGCTTCCGTCCCGGAGACAGGGTCGCCGTCCCGTTCACTATCTCGTGCGGCAGGTGCTTCTTCTGCGAAAGGGAGCTATGGTCGCTCTGCGACAACTCGAACCCGAACGCTTACGCGGCCGAGGCCCTCTACGGCTACTCGCCCGCGGGCATCTACGGCTACTCGCATCTTTTCGGCGGCTACGCCGGGGGACAGGCCGAGTACGTAAGGGTCCCTTTCGCGGACTCGGGTCTCATTAAGCTCCCGGAGAGCGTATCCGACGAGAAGGCGGTCCTCCTTTGCGACGTCTTCCCGACCGGCTACATGGCCGCGGAGAACTGCTCCATACAGGAGGGGGACACGGTCGCGGTATGGGGGGCGGGCCCGGTGGGGCTCCTCGCCATGAAAAGCGCGTCCCTTTTGGGGGCGGAAAGGGTTATCGCGATAGACAGGTTCCCTGAAAGGCTCAGCCTCGCCTCCAGGTTCGCTGACGCAATGACCCTCAATTACGAGGATGTGGACGTAGACGAGGCGCTTCGGGACATAACCGGCGGAATGGGGCCCGACGCCTGCATAGACGCAGTGGGCATGGAAGCGCACGGCAAGGGGCACGGCCGGGTCTATGACGCGGTCAAGCAAAAGCTCCGGGCCGAGACCGACAGGCCGACCGCGCTCCGGCAGGCCATCCTTGCCTGCCGGAAGGGCGGGACGGTCTCGATTGCGGGGGCCTACGCCGGTTATATCGACAAGGTCCCGGTCGGAGCGGCTTTCAATAAGGGCATTACAATTAAAGGCGGGCAGACCCATGTGCAGAAATACATGCCCCGCCTCCTCGGCCTTATCGAGGACGGCAAGTCCGACCCTTCGGATGTCATAACCCATAGCTTCGGCCTTGAGGAAGGCCCCATTGCCTACGAGGTGTTCAAGCACAAGGAGGACGGCTGCGTAAAGGTGGTCCTGAGGCCCTGA
- a CDS encoding glycosyltransferase, producing the protein MRKGISISFFGSSLVSAYWNGAATYYRGIIKGLDELGYDVTFYEPDAYNRQSHRDIPDPEWARVVVYKPTVEGVDAALEEGRNADLLIKASGVGVFDEYLEKAVPAARRPGALAAFWDVDAPATLERMKKRKADYFRPLVGEYDLVFTYGGGPRVVEDYLALGARECRPVYNALDPETHYPVQPIEKFTADLGFLGNRMPDRESRVWEFFFRAASELPEKRFILGGSGWDDVAVRNVRRLGHVYTSEHNAFNSTCLAVLNINRESMARYGYSPPTRVFEAAGAGACIITDRWEGIERFLEPGSEVLVASDGSEVAEILKGLTPERAARIGRNAFRRVTSEHTYEARAREVDSILCGLVGN; encoded by the coding sequence ATGAGAAAGGGCATAAGTATTTCGTTTTTCGGGTCGAGCCTCGTCTCGGCATACTGGAACGGGGCCGCGACGTACTACAGGGGGATAATAAAGGGTCTTGACGAGCTCGGGTACGATGTGACCTTCTACGAGCCGGACGCGTATAACAGGCAGTCGCACAGGGACATTCCCGATCCTGAATGGGCGAGGGTCGTAGTATACAAGCCGACCGTGGAGGGTGTGGATGCGGCGCTCGAAGAGGGAAGGAACGCCGACCTCCTCATAAAGGCGAGCGGCGTAGGCGTCTTCGACGAGTACCTCGAAAAGGCGGTGCCCGCGGCCAGGAGGCCCGGTGCGCTCGCGGCCTTCTGGGACGTGGACGCCCCGGCGACGCTGGAGAGGATGAAAAAAAGGAAGGCCGACTACTTCAGGCCCCTTGTAGGAGAGTACGACCTTGTCTTCACATACGGCGGCGGGCCCAGGGTGGTGGAGGACTACCTTGCGCTCGGCGCAAGGGAATGCAGGCCGGTCTATAACGCGCTCGACCCGGAGACGCACTACCCGGTCCAGCCGATCGAGAAGTTCACCGCAGACCTCGGGTTCCTCGGGAACCGCATGCCAGACCGCGAGTCCAGGGTCTGGGAGTTCTTCTTCAGGGCGGCCTCCGAGCTTCCTGAGAAACGGTTCATTCTCGGCGGAAGCGGCTGGGACGACGTCGCGGTGCGGAACGTAAGGCGGCTGGGGCACGTCTACACCTCCGAGCACAACGCCTTCAACTCCACTTGTCTCGCGGTACTCAATATAAACAGGGAATCGATGGCCAGGTACGGGTATTCTCCCCCCACGCGCGTCTTCGAGGCCGCTGGCGCCGGCGCGTGCATAATAACGGACAGGTGGGAGGGCATAGAGCGCTTCCTCGAGCCCGGAAGCGAGGTGCTGGTCGCGTCGGACGGGAGCGAGGTGGCGGAGATATTAAAGGGACTTACGCCCGAAAGGGCCGCCCGCATAGGGAGGAACGCCTTCAGGCGCGTGACCTCCGAGCATACCTACGAGGCGAGGGCGCGGGAAGTGGATTCCATACTCTGCGGACTTGTCGGGAACTGA
- a CDS encoding DUF2892 domain-containing protein, whose translation MTRYEPRYPKTGKDVNVGPTERLLSVLLGGYMAAKGVRKGRLGGLATALTGGYLMYRGSTGHCNLYERIGVSTARRAIEIDESVIINRPVHELYSYWRNLENLPEFMRHIEEVKVIDDKRSHWVASTPGGIKVEWDAEITGERENEYIAWKSLPFSDVESEGMVEFRTAPGHRGTELRVHMIYNLPGDGAAAPVQRLLAAISFRQIREELRRFKQIMETGEVPTTEGQVRGRAIGE comes from the coding sequence ATGACACGCTACGAACCCAGATACCCGAAGACAGGGAAAGACGTCAACGTGGGCCCGACAGAGCGGCTTCTCTCAGTCCTCCTCGGAGGCTATATGGCGGCTAAAGGCGTCAGGAAAGGCAGGCTCGGCGGCCTCGCGACCGCGCTCACCGGGGGATATCTCATGTACAGGGGCTCGACGGGCCACTGCAACCTTTACGAGAGAATCGGCGTAAGCACGGCCAGGCGCGCCATAGAGATAGACGAGAGCGTTATCATAAACAGGCCGGTCCACGAGCTCTATTCCTATTGGAGGAACCTTGAGAACCTGCCCGAGTTCATGAGGCACATCGAGGAGGTAAAGGTCATAGACGACAAGCGCTCCCATTGGGTAGCGAGCACGCCCGGAGGCATAAAGGTAGAGTGGGACGCGGAGATAACGGGAGAAAGGGAGAACGAGTACATAGCCTGGAAGTCGCTCCCCTTCTCGGATGTCGAGAGCGAGGGCATGGTAGAGTTCAGGACCGCACCAGGCCACAGGGGCACGGAACTCCGGGTGCACATGATATACAACCTTCCCGGCGACGGCGCAGCGGCTCCGGTCCAGCGCCTTCTCGCCGCCATATCCTTCAGGCAGATACGCGAAGAGCTCCGGAGATTCAAGCAGATCATGGAGACCGGAGAAGTCCCCACGACCGAAGGCCAGGTCCGGGGCCGCGCGATCGGGGAATAG